The proteins below come from a single Kosakonia sp. SMBL-WEM22 genomic window:
- a CDS encoding amino acid permease, translating into MGSEKKTTEATTLRRELKARHLTMIAIGGSIGTGLFVASGATISSAGPGGALLSYMLIGLMVYFLMTSLGELAAFMPVSGSFSTYGQKYVEEGFGFALGWNYWYNWAVTIAVDLVASQLVMTWWFPDTPGWIWSALFLAVIFLLNYISVKGFGEAEYWFSLIKVTTVIIFIIVGVMMIVGIFQGEKPAGWSNWSIGDAPFAGGFSAMIGVAMIVGFSFQGTELIGIAAGESEDPEKNIPRAVRQVFWRILLFYVFAILIISLIIPYTDPSLLRNDVKDISVSPFTLVFEHAGLLSAAAVMNAVILTAVLSAGNSGMYASTRMLYTLACDGKAPRIFAKLSKGGVPRNALYATTVIAGLCFLTSMFGNQTVYLWLLNTSGMTGFIAWLGIAISHYRFRRGYVAQGHSLDNLPYRSGFFPIGPIFAFVLCLIITLGQNYQAFLEDSIDWGAVTATYIGIPLFLVIWLGYKFSKGTRFVRYSEMEFPERFTK; encoded by the coding sequence ATGGGTTCCGAGAAAAAAACCACAGAAGCGACCACGCTTCGCCGTGAACTGAAAGCGCGTCATCTGACGATGATCGCGATTGGCGGTTCCATTGGTACCGGTCTGTTTGTCGCCTCCGGGGCGACCATCTCCTCCGCAGGGCCGGGCGGGGCACTGCTCTCTTATATGCTGATTGGCCTGATGGTCTATTTCCTGATGACCAGCCTCGGCGAGCTTGCTGCTTTTATGCCGGTTTCCGGCTCCTTTTCGACCTACGGGCAGAAATATGTGGAAGAGGGCTTCGGCTTCGCCCTCGGCTGGAACTACTGGTACAACTGGGCGGTCACCATCGCCGTTGATCTGGTAGCTTCGCAACTGGTGATGACCTGGTGGTTCCCGGATACGCCGGGCTGGATCTGGAGCGCGCTTTTCCTGGCGGTGATCTTCCTGCTTAACTACATCTCGGTGAAAGGCTTTGGCGAAGCGGAATACTGGTTTTCGCTTATCAAAGTGACCACTGTGATTATTTTTATCATCGTCGGCGTGATGATGATTGTCGGTATTTTCCAGGGGGAAAAACCGGCGGGCTGGAGCAACTGGAGCATCGGCGACGCGCCGTTTGCCGGCGGTTTCTCGGCGATGATTGGCGTGGCGATGATTGTTGGCTTCTCCTTCCAGGGCACCGAGCTTATCGGTATCGCGGCTGGGGAGTCGGAAGATCCTGAGAAGAACATTCCGCGCGCGGTGCGTCAGGTCTTCTGGCGAATCCTGCTCTTCTACGTCTTCGCAATTTTGATTATCAGCCTGATCATCCCTTATACCGATCCAAGCCTGCTGCGTAATGACGTGAAAGATATCAGCGTCAGCCCGTTCACGCTGGTGTTTGAACATGCTGGCCTGCTCTCGGCGGCGGCAGTGATGAATGCGGTGATCCTGACGGCGGTGCTCTCTGCGGGCAACTCGGGGATGTATGCTTCCACCCGTATGCTCTACACGCTGGCATGCGACGGTAAAGCGCCGCGCATCTTCGCCAAGCTGTCGAAAGGCGGCGTGCCGCGCAACGCGCTGTATGCCACCACGGTGATTGCCGGTCTCTGCTTCCTCACCTCGATGTTTGGCAACCAGACCGTTTACCTGTGGCTGCTCAACACCTCCGGCATGACGGGCTTTATCGCCTGGCTGGGGATTGCCATCAGCCACTACCGCTTCCGCCGCGGCTACGTTGCGCAGGGCCACTCGCTGGATAACCTGCCGTACCGCTCCGGTTTCTTCCCGATTGGGCCAATCTTCGCCTTTGTGCTCTGTCTGATCATCACGCTTGGTCAGAACTACCAGGCCTTCCTCGAAGACTCCATTGACTGGGGTGCAGTAACGGCAACCTATATCGGCATTCCGCTCTTCCTGGTGATCTGGCTGGGCTACAAGTTCAGCAAAGGGACGCGCTTTGTGCGCTACAGCGAGATGGAATTCCCGGAACGCTTTACCAAATAA
- a CDS encoding amino acid ABC transporter ATP-binding protein, translating to MPLITINDVQKYYGDNHVLKGVSLDIEMGEVVSIIGRSGSGKSTLLRCMNGLEGYQDGSIKLGGMTVTDRESQAREISRSVGMVFQSFNLFPHMTALENVMLAPRRVLKMPAEACRELAVEMLEKVGLGDRIDYAPSSLSGGQQQRVAIARALAMKPKVLLCDEITSALDPELVGEVLRVLEKLAAEGMTLILVTHEMNFAREVGDRVVFMHQGKVWEQGASKTFFNQPRTPELQQFIASVRGLA from the coding sequence ATGCCGCTCATCACCATTAATGATGTTCAGAAATATTATGGCGACAACCATGTGCTGAAGGGCGTAAGCCTGGATATTGAGATGGGTGAGGTGGTGTCAATTATCGGGCGCAGCGGTTCGGGAAAAAGCACGCTGTTGCGCTGTATGAACGGGCTGGAGGGCTACCAGGATGGCAGCATCAAACTTGGCGGCATGACGGTGACCGACCGTGAATCGCAGGCGCGGGAGATCAGCCGCTCCGTCGGCATGGTGTTTCAGAGCTTCAACCTCTTTCCCCACATGACGGCGCTGGAAAACGTGATGCTGGCGCCGCGCCGGGTGCTGAAAATGCCGGCTGAAGCCTGCCGCGAGCTGGCGGTGGAGATGCTGGAGAAAGTCGGGCTTGGCGATCGCATCGATTATGCGCCGTCCAGCCTCTCCGGCGGTCAACAGCAGCGCGTCGCCATTGCCCGCGCGCTGGCGATGAAGCCGAAAGTGCTGCTCTGCGATGAGATCACCTCCGCGCTCGATCCCGAACTGGTCGGTGAAGTGCTGCGCGTGCTGGAGAAGCTTGCCGCAGAAGGGATGACGCTGATCCTGGTCACCCATGAGATGAACTTCGCCCGCGAAGTGGGCGATCGGGTGGTGTTTATGCATCAGGGCAAAGTGTGGGAGCAGGGGGCGAGTAAAACCTTCTTCAACCAGCCGCGCACGCCGGAGTTACAGCAGTTTATCGCCTCGGTGCGCGGTCTCGCCTGA
- the cirA gene encoding catecholate siderophore receptor CirA, with protein MFTLNPIMRGGLCASALTLALPVMAAAGEGETLVVTASASEQNLKDAPASISVITQQDLQRRPVQNLKDVLKEVPGVQLTNEGDNRKGVSLRGLNSSYTLILIDGKRVNSRNAVFRHNDFDLNWIPVEAIERIEVVRGPMSSLYGSDALGGVVNIITKKIGQHWSGSITADTTIQAHRDRGDTQNGQFYTSGPLIDGVLGLKAFGGVAKREKDRQQPSQTAASGESPRIEGFTSRDGNIELAWTPTEDHDFTAGYGYDRQDRDSDSLNKNRLDRQNYSLAHNGRWGMANSELRFYGEKIDNKNPGNASAIRSESNTVDGKVVLPLGEINQLVTLGGEWRHDKLSDPINLTGGNSSKTSSSQYALFIEDEWRIIEPLALTTGLRMDDHETYGDHWSPRAYLVWSATDTLTVKGGWATAFKAPSLLQLSPDWASNSCRGGCRIVGSPELKPETSESFELGLYYSGEEGWLEGVQGSVTAFQNNIDDMINISRTPSLTEAPGYPNFVGFERNARGARVPVFRYYNVDKARIQGVETEVKIPFDEAWKLTLNYTYNDGRNLSGGGNKPLQDLPFHTANGTLDWQANDAWSFYVSANYSGEKRSVSQGATPGGYVIWNAGGAWQATKNVKLRAGVLNLGDKDLSRDDYSFNEDGRRYFAAIDYRF; from the coding sequence ATGTTTACCTTGAATCCCATTATGCGGGGAGGCCTCTGTGCGTCCGCGTTAACGCTGGCGCTGCCGGTGATGGCCGCCGCAGGGGAGGGTGAAACGCTGGTGGTGACCGCCTCGGCCAGCGAGCAGAACCTGAAAGATGCGCCTGCCAGTATCAGTGTCATCACGCAGCAGGATTTACAGCGCAGGCCGGTGCAAAACCTGAAAGATGTGCTGAAAGAGGTGCCAGGCGTGCAGCTCACCAATGAAGGGGATAACCGCAAAGGCGTCAGCCTGCGCGGGCTGAATAGCAGCTATACCCTGATCCTGATTGATGGTAAACGCGTTAACTCGCGCAATGCCGTCTTCCGCCATAACGACTTTGACCTCAACTGGATCCCGGTAGAAGCGATTGAGCGCATTGAAGTGGTGCGCGGCCCGATGTCGTCGCTGTATGGCTCCGACGCCCTCGGCGGCGTGGTGAATATCATCACTAAAAAAATCGGCCAGCACTGGAGCGGCTCAATCACCGCGGATACCACTATTCAGGCGCACCGCGATCGCGGCGATACACAAAATGGCCAGTTCTACACCAGCGGGCCACTGATTGACGGCGTGCTCGGGCTGAAGGCTTTTGGCGGCGTAGCGAAGCGCGAAAAGGATCGGCAGCAACCCTCGCAAACCGCTGCCAGCGGTGAGTCGCCGCGCATTGAGGGCTTTACCAGCCGTGATGGCAATATCGAGCTGGCCTGGACGCCAACCGAAGATCATGACTTTACCGCCGGCTACGGTTATGACCGCCAGGATCGTGACTCCGACTCGCTGAATAAAAACCGCCTCGACCGGCAGAACTACTCGCTGGCGCATAACGGGCGCTGGGGCATGGCTAATAGCGAGCTGCGTTTTTACGGCGAGAAGATCGATAACAAAAACCCGGGCAACGCCAGCGCCATCCGTTCAGAAAGTAACACCGTGGATGGCAAAGTGGTGCTGCCGCTCGGTGAGATCAATCAATTAGTGACGCTAGGCGGTGAATGGCGTCATGACAAACTCAGCGATCCCATTAACCTGACCGGCGGTAACAGTAGTAAAACCTCCTCCAGCCAGTACGCGCTGTTTATTGAAGATGAGTGGCGGATTATTGAACCGCTGGCGCTGACCACCGGCCTGCGCATGGATGACCATGAAACCTATGGCGATCACTGGAGCCCGCGCGCCTACCTCGTGTGGAGCGCCACCGATACCCTCACGGTGAAAGGGGGCTGGGCAACGGCCTTTAAAGCGCCGTCACTGTTGCAGTTAAGCCCGGACTGGGCGAGTAACTCCTGCCGCGGCGGCTGCCGGATTGTCGGCAGCCCGGAGCTGAAACCGGAAACCAGCGAAAGTTTCGAACTGGGGCTTTACTACAGCGGCGAAGAGGGCTGGCTGGAGGGCGTGCAGGGCAGCGTTACTGCATTCCAGAACAATATCGACGATATGATCAACATTAGCCGTACCCCCAGTTTGACCGAAGCGCCGGGCTACCCTAACTTTGTCGGCTTTGAGCGTAACGCTCGTGGGGCGCGAGTGCCGGTGTTCCGCTACTACAACGTCGATAAAGCGCGAATTCAGGGCGTGGAGACCGAGGTGAAAATCCCGTTCGATGAGGCGTGGAAGCTCACCCTGAATTACACCTATAATGATGGGCGCAACCTGAGCGGCGGCGGCAATAAACCGTTGCAGGATCTGCCGTTCCACACCGCCAACGGCACGCTGGATTGGCAGGCTAACGACGCGTGGTCATTCTATGTGTCGGCGAACTACAGCGGCGAAAAACGCTCGGTGTCACAGGGCGCTACGCCGGGCGGGTATGTTATCTGGAATGCGGGCGGCGCATGGCAGGCAACGAAAA